The following are encoded in a window of Sulfitobacter sp. S190 genomic DNA:
- a CDS encoding lytic transglycosylase domain-containing protein yields the protein MPHPTRRTFLTLLCGGALGACGARTPEPAAPPALPLFPNETPELRAKINYWADFYDLPRPLVHKLAVRESTHNPKARNGPYYGLLQILPATARTMGFRGQPSDLLDADTNLEFALKYLRGAWLLSDGDHATAIQWYARGYYYEAKRRGMLVETGLRPG from the coding sequence ATGCCCCACCCCACACGCCGAACCTTTCTTACCCTCCTGTGCGGTGGCGCATTGGGGGCATGCGGCGCCCGCACGCCAGAACCGGCCGCACCGCCAGCGCTCCCGCTCTTTCCCAACGAAACGCCGGAATTGCGGGCCAAGATCAACTATTGGGCGGATTTCTACGATCTGCCCCGCCCGCTGGTGCACAAACTGGCCGTGCGCGAAAGCACCCATAACCCAAAGGCCCGCAATGGCCCCTACTACGGGCTGCTGCAAATCCTGCCCGCCACCGCGCGGACGATGGGGTTCCGGGGCCAGCCTTCCGATCTGCTGGACGCCGATACAAATCTGGAATTTGCGTTGAAATACCTGCGCGGTGCGTGGCTTTTGTCGGACGGCGATCATGCCACCGCAATCCAGTGGTACGCGCGCGGCTATTATTACGAGGCCAAGCGCCGTGGCATGCTGGTCGAAACGGGGTTGCGCCCCGGCTGA
- the rpsR gene encoding 30S ribosomal protein S18, whose amino-acid sequence MAAKPFFRRRKVCPFSGDNAPAIDYKDTRLLQRYISERGKIVPSRITAVSAKKQRELARAIKRARFLALLPYAVK is encoded by the coding sequence ATGGCTGCAAAACCATTTTTCCGCCGTCGTAAAGTCTGCCCCTTCTCGGGCGACAATGCACCGGCGATCGACTACAAAGACACACGTCTGCTGCAACGCTATATTTCCGAGCGTGGCAAGATCGTGCCATCCCGTATCACCGCGGTATCCGCCAAGAAACAACGCGAGCTGGCCCGTGCCATCAAACGCGCCCGTTTCCTGGCCCTGCTGCCCTACGCCGTGAAGTAA
- the fabD gene encoding ACP S-malonyltransferase, with translation MSIAFVFPGQGAQSIGMGRDLAENYPAARAVFEEVDAALGEKLSTLIWEGDIEELTLTQNAQPALMATSIAAMRALEAEGVEIDRASFVAGHSLGEYSALCAAGVYGLADTARLLRTRGQAMQSAVPVGQGAMAAVLGLDADAVAAVAQEAAQGDVCQLANENDPTQNVISGNKDAVERAIVLAKAAGAKRALPLPVSAPFHCALMQPAADEMRAALGEVTPGALRVPLVANVTAAAVTDAAQVPNLLVEQVTGRVRWRSSVEWMVANGVTEFWEIGAGKALLGMIRRIHKDATLRNVGVAADVKAVLEG, from the coding sequence ATGAGCATCGCATTCGTATTTCCCGGTCAGGGCGCACAAAGCATCGGCATGGGCCGCGATCTGGCCGAAAACTATCCCGCGGCGCGGGCGGTCTTTGAGGAGGTCGACGCGGCTTTGGGCGAAAAGCTCAGCACCCTGATCTGGGAGGGTGACATCGAAGAGCTGACCCTGACGCAGAATGCGCAGCCCGCGCTGATGGCCACGTCGATTGCCGCGATGCGGGCGCTGGAGGCAGAGGGCGTGGAGATCGATCGCGCGTCTTTCGTCGCGGGCCATTCGCTGGGTGAGTATTCCGCGCTTTGTGCGGCCGGTGTGTACGGTCTGGCCGATACGGCAAGATTGCTGCGCACGCGCGGTCAGGCGATGCAGTCGGCGGTGCCCGTGGGGCAGGGCGCCATGGCAGCCGTGCTGGGGCTGGACGCGGATGCGGTGGCCGCGGTGGCGCAAGAGGCGGCACAGGGCGATGTGTGCCAGCTGGCCAATGAAAACGACCCCACACAGAACGTGATTTCGGGCAACAAGGACGCGGTGGAGCGCGCGATCGTGCTGGCCAAGGCGGCGGGGGCCAAGCGGGCCTTGCCTTTGCCGGTATCCGCCCCGTTCCACTGTGCCCTGATGCAGCCTGCCGCCGACGAAATGCGCGCGGCGCTTGGCGAGGTGACGCCCGGCGCGTTGCGCGTGCCGCTGGTGGCCAATGTCACCGCCGCCGCCGTGACCGATGCCGCACAGGTGCCGAACCTGTTGGTCGAGCAGGTCACGGGCCGGGTGCGCTGGCGGTCGTCGGTGGAGTGGATGGTCGCCAATGGCGTGACCGAGTTCTGGGAGATTGGCGCGGGCAAGGCGCTGTTGGGCATGATCCGGCGCATCCACAAGGACGCCACGCTGCGCAACGTGGGTGTGGCGGCGGATGTGAAGGCCGTCCTTGAGGGCTGA
- the rpsF gene encoding 30S ribosomal protein S6, translating into MPLYEHVMIARQDLSNTQAEGLIEHFGTVLSDNGGKLVDSEYWGVKTMAYKINKNRKGHYAYLRSDSPAPAVQEMERLMRLHDDVMRVLTIKVDEHKELPSVQMQKRDEREGRRERR; encoded by the coding sequence ATGCCGCTATATGAGCATGTCATGATTGCGCGTCAGGACTTGTCCAACACGCAAGCCGAAGGCCTTATCGAACATTTTGGCACCGTCCTGTCCGACAACGGCGGGAAACTCGTGGACAGCGAGTACTGGGGCGTCAAGACGATGGCCTACAAGATCAACAAGAACCGCAAGGGCCACTACGCCTACCTGCGCTCCGATTCTCCCGCGCCCGCGGTGCAGGAAATGGAACGCCTGATGCGCCTGCACGACGACGTGATGCGCGTGCTGACGATCAAGGTAGACGAACACAAAGAGCTGCCTTCCGTGCAAATGCAAAAACGTGACGAGCGTGAAGGCCGTCGCGAACGCCGCTGA
- a CDS encoding DUF421 domain-containing protein has product MPEFLFIVLRTIVALGVIIALTRYFGLRSFSKMSGFEFAVTVSIGSVLAGAVTTLDTPLFVFVIALAALFAVQYGLARLRTLNDRAQQALDNDPLMILENGEVLDENLAQAGMTRDDLWAKLREANAYDISAVFAVVVENTGDISVLHGPSENGPSPELLDGLRR; this is encoded by the coding sequence ATGCCGGAATTCCTGTTTATCGTACTGCGCACCATCGTTGCCCTTGGCGTGATCATCGCGCTCACCCGTTACTTCGGGTTGCGCAGCTTTTCGAAAATGTCGGGCTTCGAATTTGCGGTCACCGTGTCCATCGGCTCGGTCCTCGCGGGGGCCGTCACCACGCTCGACACACCGCTGTTTGTTTTCGTCATCGCGTTGGCTGCACTGTTTGCGGTGCAATACGGGCTGGCGCGCTTGCGCACCTTGAACGACCGCGCTCAGCAGGCGCTGGACAATGACCCCCTGATGATCCTCGAAAACGGTGAAGTGCTGGACGAAAATCTGGCACAGGCCGGCATGACCCGCGATGATCTGTGGGCCAAGCTGCGCGAGGCGAATGCCTATGACATCTCTGCCGTCTTTGCGGTGGTGGTCGAAAACACCGGTGACATCAGCGTGCTGCACGGCCCGTCCGAAAACGGCCCCAGCCCCGAATTGCTCGACGGTCTGCGCCGCTAG
- a CDS encoding DUF2312 domain-containing protein has translation MSDMSTNPVTEDAPGDAQYRVTANELRQFVERIERLDAEKKDLAEQQKEVMAEAKSRGYDTKVLRKVIALRKREPDDIAEEEAVLDMYKEALGM, from the coding sequence ATGAGCGATATGAGCACAAATCCCGTCACCGAGGACGCCCCCGGCGACGCGCAGTACCGCGTCACCGCCAACGAGCTGCGCCAGTTCGTGGAGCGGATCGAGCGGCTGGATGCCGAGAAGAAGGACCTTGCCGAGCAGCAAAAGGAAGTGATGGCCGAGGCGAAATCGCGCGGCTATGACACCAAGGTGCTGCGCAAGGTGATTGCCCTGCGCAAGCGCGAGCCCGACGACATCGCCGAAGAAGAAGCGGTGCTGGACATGTACAAGGAAGCCCTGGGCATGTGA
- the tig gene encoding trigger factor: MQVKETLNDGLKRGYAITLTADELDAKVNEKLVEAQPEVEMKGFRKGKVPMALLKKQFGQRVMGEAMQESIDGAMNEHFEKSGDRPAMQPEVKMTNEDWKEGDDVEVTMSYEALPEIPEVDLSGIKLEKLVVKADDASIDEALSSLAETAQDFKARKKGSKAKDGDQVVMDFVGKVDGEAFEGGSAEDYPLVLGSNSFIPGFEEQLVGVKAEEEKDVTVNFPDDYQAEHLKGKEAVFSCTIKEVKEPVAAEINDELATKFGAEDLAGLKTQIGERLEAEYTGASRAVMKRALLDELDKLVDFDLPPSLLDAEAGQIAHQLWHEENPEVEGHDHPEIEPTDEHKKLAARRVRLGLLLAELGQKAEVEVSDAEMTQAIMNQARQYPGQERQFFEFVQQNQQMQQQLRAPLFEDKVVDHVFEKATVSEKEVSKDDLQAAVEALEEE, from the coding sequence ATGCAGGTCAAAGAGACGCTGAACGACGGTCTGAAACGCGGTTACGCCATCACGCTGACGGCGGATGAGCTGGACGCCAAGGTCAACGAAAAGCTGGTAGAAGCCCAGCCCGAAGTTGAAATGAAAGGCTTTCGCAAGGGCAAGGTGCCCATGGCGCTGCTGAAAAAGCAGTTCGGCCAGCGCGTTATGGGCGAAGCGATGCAGGAAAGCATCGACGGCGCGATGAACGAGCATTTCGAGAAGTCCGGCGATCGCCCCGCGATGCAGCCCGAGGTCAAGATGACCAACGAGGACTGGAAAGAAGGCGACGACGTCGAAGTGACGATGTCCTATGAGGCGCTGCCCGAGATCCCCGAGGTCGATCTGTCCGGCATCAAGCTGGAAAAGCTGGTTGTGAAGGCCGATGACGCCTCCATCGACGAGGCGCTGTCCTCGCTGGCCGAGACGGCGCAGGATTTCAAAGCCCGCAAGAAGGGCTCCAAGGCAAAAGACGGCGATCAGGTCGTGATGGATTTCGTCGGCAAGGTCGACGGTGAGGCATTCGAGGGCGGTTCCGCCGAGGATTACCCGCTGGTGCTGGGCTCCAACAGCTTTATCCCCGGTTTCGAAGAGCAGCTGGTCGGTGTGAAGGCCGAGGAAGAAAAGGACGTCACCGTCAACTTCCCCGACGATTATCAGGCCGAGCATCTCAAAGGCAAAGAGGCCGTGTTCTCCTGCACGATCAAAGAGGTCAAGGAACCCGTTGCCGCCGAGATCAACGACGAGCTGGCCACCAAGTTCGGTGCCGAGGATCTGGCCGGTCTGAAAACCCAGATCGGTGAGCGTCTGGAAGCCGAATACACCGGCGCGTCGCGCGCGGTGATGAAGCGTGCCCTGCTGGACGAGCTGGACAAGCTGGTTGATTTCGATCTGCCGCCGTCGCTGCTGGATGCGGAAGCGGGCCAGATTGCCCACCAGCTGTGGCACGAGGAAAACCCCGAAGTCGAAGGCCACGATCACCCCGAGATCGAACCCACCGACGAGCACAAGAAGCTGGCCGCCCGCCGCGTCCGTCTGGGCCTGTTGCTGGCCGAGCTGGGCCAGAAGGCCGAAGTCGAGGTGTCCGACGCCGAGATGACCCAGGCGATCATGAACCAGGCGCGTCAGTACCCCGGTCAGGAGCGCCAGTTCTTTGAATTCGTTCAACAAAACCAGCAGATGCAGCAACAGCTGCGCGCGCCGCTGTTTGAAGACAAGGTTGTCGATCACGTGTTCGAAAAAGCGACCGTGTCCGAAAAGGAAGTGTCCAAGGACGATCTTCAGGCAGCTGTAGAAGCGCTGGAAGAAGAGTAA
- the fabF gene encoding beta-ketoacyl-ACP synthase II has translation MRRVVVTGLGLVTPLADGVEESWRRILDGQSGAGPITNFDPSKLVTQYACEVPLGDGSDGTFCADTYMAPKDQRKVDTFILFGLAAAQQAIEDAGWTPEDSESLERTGVLIGSGIGGLNSIANTAVMMAEKGPKRVSPFFVPGALINLISGQVSIKYGFKGPNHSVVTACSTGAHAIGDASRLIQHGDADVMVAGGAEAAICEIGIAGFNACKALSTKRGDDPKAASRPYDADRDGFVMGEGAGIVVLEEYEHAKARGAKIYAEVIGYGLSGDAYHITAPSEDGEGGERSMRAALRNAGLEPKDIDYINAHGTSTMADTIELGAVERMMGPDAGKVTMSSTKSATGHLLGAAGAIEGIFSILAIRDQIAPPTINLDNPAVETAIDLAPNAAVKREINVALSNSFGFGGTNASVLFGKVD, from the coding sequence ATGCGCAGAGTGGTTGTCACTGGGTTGGGGTTGGTCACGCCGTTGGCGGACGGGGTCGAAGAAAGCTGGCGCCGTATTCTCGACGGCCAGTCGGGTGCGGGGCCGATCACCAACTTTGACCCCAGCAAGTTGGTCACGCAATACGCCTGCGAAGTGCCGTTGGGCGATGGCAGCGACGGCACCTTTTGTGCCGACACCTATATGGCTCCCAAAGACCAGCGCAAGGTCGATACCTTTATCCTGTTCGGTCTGGCCGCGGCGCAACAGGCCATCGAAGACGCCGGTTGGACGCCGGAGGACAGCGAGAGCCTCGAGCGCACGGGTGTGTTGATCGGGTCGGGCATCGGCGGGCTTAATTCGATTGCCAACACCGCCGTGATGATGGCGGAAAAAGGACCCAAGCGGGTGAGCCCATTCTTTGTGCCCGGTGCGCTGATCAACCTGATTTCCGGTCAGGTCAGCATCAAATACGGCTTCAAGGGGCCGAACCATTCGGTGGTGACGGCCTGTTCGACCGGCGCGCATGCCATCGGGGACGCGAGCCGTCTGATCCAGCACGGAGATGCGGATGTGATGGTCGCGGGAGGCGCCGAGGCTGCGATCTGCGAGATCGGGATTGCCGGTTTCAACGCGTGCAAGGCGCTGTCGACCAAGCGCGGCGATGATCCGAAAGCGGCCAGCCGCCCCTACGACGCCGACCGCGACGGGTTCGTGATGGGCGAGGGCGCGGGCATCGTGGTGCTGGAAGAATACGAGCACGCCAAGGCGCGCGGCGCGAAGATCTATGCCGAGGTGATCGGCTATGGTCTGTCGGGCGATGCCTATCACATCACCGCCCCGTCCGAGGACGGCGAAGGCGGCGAGCGGTCCATGCGCGCGGCCCTGCGCAATGCTGGTCTGGAGCCGAAGGACATCGACTATATCAATGCCCATGGCACATCGACGATGGCCGATACCATCGAGTTGGGTGCCGTAGAGCGGATGATGGGCCCCGATGCGGGCAAGGTGACAATGTCATCGACGAAGTCTGCGACCGGCCATCTCTTGGGGGCGGCAGGCGCGATCGAGGGCATCTTCTCGATCCTTGCGATCCGCGACCAGATTGCCCCGCCGACGATCAACCTTGACAATCCGGCCGTCGAGACAGCGATCGATCTTGCCCCCAACGCCGCCGTGAAGCGTGAAATCAACGTCGCACTCAGCAACTCCTTCGGCTTTGGCGGCACCAACGCGAGCGTTTTGTTCGGAAAGGTCGACTAG
- a CDS encoding YceI family protein gives MKSLVLAALMSASASMAFAAEKYVLDSSHSQVLFSYNHLGFSTTFGMFSGFEGEIMFDAEDPSNSTVTVSMPTKSMFTGWEQREAHFMSDDFFGATDEDVITFTSTAIEVTGDDTAKITGDLTMNDVTKSVVLDATLNQTGTHPMAQKAWAGFDATTTLLRSDFNVGAFAPNVSDEVDVTISIEAMKAE, from the coding sequence ATGAAATCCCTCGTCCTTGCCGCCCTGATGTCCGCTTCTGCCAGCATGGCCTTCGCGGCGGAAAAATACGTGCTCGACAGCAGCCACAGCCAGGTTCTGTTTTCCTACAATCACCTTGGTTTCTCGACCACATTCGGCATGTTCTCCGGTTTCGAAGGCGAAATCATGTTCGACGCCGAAGATCCGTCCAACTCCACCGTGACCGTCTCCATGCCGACAAAATCGATGTTCACCGGCTGGGAACAGCGCGAGGCGCACTTCATGTCCGATGACTTCTTCGGCGCCACCGATGAGGACGTGATCACCTTCACCTCGACCGCCATCGAAGTGACGGGCGACGACACCGCCAAGATCACCGGCGATTTGACCATGAACGATGTCACCAAATCGGTGGTGCTGGATGCCACGCTGAACCAGACGGGCACACATCCGATGGCGCAAAAGGCCTGGGCCGGCTTTGACGCGACAACGACACTGCTCCGTTCGGACTTCAATGTGGGCGCCTTCGCCCCGAATGTCAGCGACGAAGTCGACGTGACGATTTCGATTGAGGCGATGAAGGCCGAATAA
- a CDS encoding MBL fold metallo-hydrolase, with amino-acid sequence MSDAIATPLVTAFFDEATNTVSYVVQDPQGSACAIVDSVLDFDHAAGRTDTASADRLIAFITDNNLRCEWILESHVHADHLSAAPYLQEHLGGRIGIGGEITTVQDTFGKVFNEGTEFQRDGSQFDALFRDGDSFHIGQLRADVMHTPGHTPACLTYVIGDAAFVGDTLFMPDFGTARCDFPGGSAQDLYTSIQRILSLPDDTRIFVGHDYKAPGRTEFAWETTVKAQKDANVHIGGGRAADDFVALRETRDATLPMPKLIVPSLQINMRAGHMPEPDDSGTVMLKLPINKL; translated from the coding sequence ATGAGCGACGCCATTGCGACCCCCTTGGTCACCGCCTTTTTCGACGAGGCCACCAATACCGTCAGCTACGTCGTGCAGGACCCGCAAGGCAGCGCCTGCGCGATCGTGGATTCAGTGCTTGATTTCGACCACGCCGCAGGCCGCACCGATACCGCCTCCGCCGATCGCCTCATCGCCTTTATCACCGACAACAATCTGCGCTGCGAATGGATCCTCGAAAGCCATGTGCACGCCGATCACCTCTCCGCCGCGCCCTACCTGCAGGAACATCTGGGCGGGCGCATCGGCATTGGCGGCGAAATCACCACCGTGCAGGATACTTTCGGCAAGGTCTTCAACGAAGGCACCGAGTTCCAGCGCGACGGCTCGCAGTTCGATGCGCTTTTCCGCGATGGCGACAGTTTCCACATCGGACAATTGCGCGCCGACGTGATGCACACACCGGGCCACACGCCCGCCTGCCTGACCTACGTGATCGGGGATGCGGCCTTCGTGGGCGACACGCTGTTCATGCCCGATTTCGGGACCGCGCGCTGCGATTTCCCCGGCGGCTCGGCGCAGGATCTCTACACCTCGATCCAGCGCATCCTCAGCCTGCCCGACGACACCCGCATCTTTGTCGGCCACGACTACAAAGCACCCGGGCGCACGGAATTCGCGTGGGAAACCACCGTGAAGGCGCAAAAGGATGCGAATGTGCACATTGGCGGAGGCCGCGCTGCGGATGACTTCGTCGCCCTGCGCGAAACCCGCGATGCCACCCTGCCGATGCCGAAACTCATCGTGCCGTCGCTGCAGATCAACATGCGGGCGGGCCACATGCCCGAACCCGACGACAGCGGCACGGTGATGCTGAAGCTGCCGATCAACAAACTCTGA
- the rplI gene encoding 50S ribosomal protein L9, producing MQVILLERVAKLGQMGDVVDVKPGYARNYLLPQQKALSASKANIEAFETQKAQLEAQNLETKKEAEAMADKLSGQQFIVIRSASDAGALYGSVTTRDAAEAATENGFTVDRKQVVLGAPIKYLGVHDVQVVLHPEVEATIELNVARSPEEAELQASGKSIQELAAEEEAAADFEIAELFDDIGSAASEDDDLAESAGVSPDDTPDNIVEGARD from the coding sequence ATGCAAGTTATCCTTCTTGAACGTGTTGCCAAGCTTGGCCAGATGGGCGACGTCGTCGACGTCAAACCCGGCTACGCACGCAACTATCTGCTGCCCCAGCAGAAGGCCCTGTCCGCGTCCAAAGCGAACATCGAAGCCTTCGAGACGCAAAAGGCACAGCTTGAAGCACAGAACCTGGAGACCAAGAAAGAGGCCGAAGCGATGGCCGACAAACTCTCCGGTCAGCAGTTCATCGTGATTCGTTCCGCTTCCGACGCAGGCGCGCTCTATGGCTCCGTCACCACCCGTGACGCTGCCGAAGCGGCCACCGAAAACGGCTTTACCGTCGACCGCAAGCAGGTCGTGCTGGGTGCGCCGATCAAATATCTGGGCGTCCATGACGTGCAGGTCGTTCTGCACCCCGAAGTCGAAGCCACAATCGAGCTGAACGTCGCCCGTTCGCCCGAAGAGGCCGAGCTTCAGGCATCCGGCAAATCCATTCAGGAACTGGCCGCGGAAGAAGAAGCCGCCGCTGATTTCGAGATTGCCGAACTGTTTGACGACATTGGCTCTGCGGCATCCGAAGACGACGATCTGGCGGAATCCGCCGGTGTGTCGCCCGACGACACGCCAGACAACATCGTCGAAGGCGCGCGCGACTGA
- the fabG gene encoding 3-oxoacyl-ACP reductase FabG, with protein MFDLTGKNALVTGASGGIGADIARQLHAQGATVGLSGTRTEPLEALAADLGARAHVLPCNLSDMAAVEALPKQAAEAMGSVDILVNNAGITRDNLFMRMSDDEWQSVLDVNLTATFKLCKGVMRGMMKARWGRIVNISSVVGATGNPGQANYAASKAGMVGMSKSLAYEVASRGITVNAVAPGFIETAMTEKLTDDQKTGIMGQIPAGRMGTPGEIAGAVVYLASDEAAYITGATLHVNGGMAML; from the coding sequence ATGTTTGATTTGACAGGTAAAAATGCGTTGGTGACCGGCGCGTCGGGGGGCATCGGCGCCGATATCGCCCGCCAGTTGCATGCACAGGGCGCGACCGTCGGCCTGTCTGGCACACGCACAGAGCCTTTGGAGGCGCTTGCGGCGGATCTGGGCGCGCGGGCGCATGTGCTGCCGTGTAACCTGAGCGATATGGCGGCGGTCGAGGCATTGCCCAAGCAGGCCGCCGAAGCGATGGGATCGGTTGATATTCTGGTCAATAACGCAGGCATCACCCGCGACAACCTGTTCATGCGGATGTCCGACGACGAATGGCAGTCGGTGCTGGACGTGAACCTGACGGCGACATTCAAGCTGTGCAAGGGCGTGATGCGCGGGATGATGAAAGCCCGCTGGGGCCGGATCGTGAACATCAGTTCGGTGGTGGGGGCCACGGGCAATCCCGGACAGGCGAACTATGCGGCGTCGAAGGCAGGGATGGTGGGCATGTCCAAATCGCTGGCCTACGAGGTGGCAAGCCGCGGCATCACCGTCAATGCGGTTGCCCCGGGATTTATCGAAACGGCGATGACCGAGAAGCTCACCGATGATCAGAAAACGGGAATCATGGGCCAGATTCCCGCAGGCCGCATGGGCACACCGGGCGAAATTGCCGGTGCGGTCGTGTATCTGGCCAGCGATGAAGCGGCATATATTACGGGCGCAACCTTGCATGTGAACGGTGGCATGGCCATGTTGTAA
- a CDS encoding cytochrome b/b6 domain-containing protein, protein MPLSNTTTRYGSVTKGFHWLTALLVLTLIPVAVIANRLPYDTSEQLAQKAWLFSLHKTLGVTVFFVALLRIVWAVGQPKPALLNADRKLESFVAEAAHWLLYGSLVLAPLSGWIHHAATSGFAPIWWPFGQSLPLVPKSESVAGVFGGLHWVFTKVMVVTILAHIAGALKHHLVDRDSTLRRMLPGQATLPPLSAADHSKGPLAGALAVWALALGLGWALGVYAPHGETVAAAELAEVASDWEVQEGEIAITVTQLGSEVTGSFDSWTSAIAFDPTIDTGKMGSVETQIAIGSLTLGSVTAQALGPDFFNAQAFETATYSGDIFKAPDDYEVRGTLTIKDTSVPLTLPFQLTLDGETADMQGRLTLDRRDFGIGDNMTDESSLAYAVDVRIALQATRAP, encoded by the coding sequence ATGCCCCTTTCCAACACCACGACCCGCTACGGCAGCGTGACCAAAGGTTTTCACTGGCTGACGGCCCTGCTGGTGCTGACGCTCATCCCCGTGGCGGTGATCGCGAACCGCCTGCCCTATGACACCTCCGAACAGCTGGCGCAAAAGGCGTGGCTGTTTTCGCTGCACAAGACGCTGGGCGTCACGGTGTTTTTCGTGGCGCTGCTGCGTATCGTCTGGGCGGTCGGGCAGCCCAAACCGGCGCTGCTGAATGCCGATCGCAAGCTGGAGAGTTTCGTCGCCGAAGCGGCGCACTGGCTGCTCTACGGCTCGCTGGTGCTGGCGCCGCTGTCGGGGTGGATCCACCACGCGGCCACCAGCGGTTTCGCCCCGATCTGGTGGCCCTTTGGCCAGTCGCTGCCGCTTGTGCCCAAATCCGAAAGCGTCGCGGGCGTGTTTGGCGGTCTGCACTGGGTCTTTACCAAGGTCATGGTCGTGACGATCCTTGCCCATATTGCAGGCGCGCTGAAACACCATCTGGTTGATCGCGATTCCACCCTGCGGCGGATGCTGCCCGGCCAGGCGACGCTGCCACCGCTCTCGGCGGCGGACCACTCCAAAGGGCCCCTTGCCGGTGCGCTTGCCGTCTGGGCACTGGCCCTCGGTCTGGGCTGGGCTCTGGGCGTCTATGCGCCGCACGGCGAGACGGTCGCCGCCGCTGAACTGGCCGAGGTCGCATCGGATTGGGAGGTTCAGGAAGGCGAGATCGCCATCACCGTGACCCAACTGGGCTCCGAGGTAACCGGCAGTTTTGACAGCTGGACATCGGCGATTGCCTTTGACCCCACCATCGACACGGGCAAAATGGGCAGCGTCGAGACACAGATCGCCATCGGCTCGCTCACGCTGGGATCGGTCACGGCGCAGGCGCTCGGCCCCGATTTTTTCAATGCGCAGGCTTTCGAGACAGCCACCTATTCCGGCGATATCTTCAAAGCACCCGACGATTACGAGGTTCGCGGCACCCTCACGATCAAGGACACGTCCGTTCCCCTGACCCTGCCGTTCCAGCTGACGCTCGACGGGGAAACCGCCGACATGCAGGGCCGTCTGACGCTGGACCGGCGCGATTTCGGGATCGGCGACAACATGACAGACGAAAGCTCGCTCGCCTATGCGGTGGACGTGCGCATTGCACTGCAGGCCACCCGCGCGCCTTGA
- a CDS encoding acyl carrier protein — translation MSDVAERVKKIVVEHLGVEEDKVTENASFIDDLGADSLDTVELVMAFEEEFGIEIPDDAAENIQTFGDAVKFIKEAS, via the coding sequence ATGAGCGACGTCGCAGAACGCGTAAAGAAGATCGTTGTGGAACACCTTGGTGTTGAAGAGGACAAAGTGACAGAGAACGCTTCGTTCATCGACGACCTGGGCGCAGACAGCCTGGACACCGTTGAACTGGTGATGGCGTTTGAAGAAGAATTCGGCATCGAGATCCCGGACGACGCGGCAGAGAACATCCAGACCTTCGGTGACGCGGTCAAGTTCATCAAGGAAGCCTCCTAA
- a CDS encoding GNAT family N-acetyltransferase — protein sequence MSRTVPTINTQRLTLRAMRREDFDRYADIWATPAVVTHISGKPWPKARSWDAFLRNAGHWQIAGFGQWAVQVHGQTQMSGQTGFFFGSRGLGSDFDPYPEAGWILSPDAQGQGLGLEAANAAHDWFDRIVAGRTVCMITPENDGSLRLASELGYVAMRETQVEGDRVQLMVRNGPPV from the coding sequence ATGTCGCGCACCGTACCAACCATCAATACCCAACGCTTGACCCTGCGGGCCATGCGCCGTGAGGATTTCGACCGCTATGCGGACATCTGGGCCACGCCCGCCGTTGTCACGCACATCAGCGGCAAGCCGTGGCCCAAGGCGCGCAGTTGGGACGCATTTTTGCGCAACGCGGGCCATTGGCAGATCGCGGGCTTTGGCCAGTGGGCGGTGCAGGTCCACGGCCAGACCCAGATGAGCGGCCAGACCGGTTTCTTTTTCGGCTCACGCGGGCTTGGCTCCGATTTCGACCCCTATCCCGAGGCGGGGTGGATCCTGTCGCCGGATGCGCAGGGGCAGGGTTTGGGGCTGGAGGCTGCGAATGCCGCGCACGACTGGTTTGACCGGATCGTGGCGGGCCGCACCGTGTGCATGATCACGCCCGAGAACGACGGATCGCTGCGCCTTGCCTCCGAGCTGGGCTATGTCGCGATGCGCGAGACGCAGGTAGAGGGCGATCGGGTGCAGTTGATGGTGCGCAACGGGCCACCGGTCTAG